Proteins co-encoded in one Gossypium arboreum isolate Shixiya-1 chromosome 11, ASM2569848v2, whole genome shotgun sequence genomic window:
- the LOC108459531 gene encoding metalloendoproteinase 4-MMP-like has translation MRLPSTHPLSLLFIFFLHNLPPYMAARPVPEFPFRELTVSTVDKYYRYNRFLSSERGRHVSAMSEIKKYLRYFGYLTSPDYNVSDDIFDAQFESAIKHYQSRLGLLVTGKLDYGTLSQILAPRCGIPDGESSSPTLHVKKNYMFFPGKPRWARSIPMTLTYGISPDNLIHYLSLSDIRKTFKRAFSRWASVIPVSFVETDDYGFADIKIGFYTGDHGDGEPFDGVLGILAHSFSPESGRFHLDAAETWAVDFGVQKSTVAVDLESVAIHEIGHLLGLAHSPVKNAVMYPSLKPREKKVDLSIDDIEGVQSLYGSNPNFTFGSLLESDTSANQAIGLRFEPSFWAAMFLAASFFCI, from the coding sequence ATGCGTCTACCATCCACTCACCCTCTTTCCCttctcttcatcttctttctccacAACTTGCCACCGTACATGGCGGCAAGACCAGTGCCAGAGTTCCCATTCAGGGAACTAACTGTTTCAACTGTCGATAAGTACTATCGCTACAATAGATTCCTCAGTTCCGAGAGAGGCAGACATGTCAGTGCCATGTCAGAGATCAAGAAATACTTACGTTACTTCGGTTATTTAACATCACCTGATTATAATGTATCAGATGATATATTCGATGCTCAGTTTGAATCTGCTATCAAGCATTATCAATCAAGGCTTGGCCTTCTGGTTACGGGTAAGCTCGATTACGGTACGCTCTCTCAAATTTTAGCTCCGAGATGTGGTATCCCCGACGGAGAATCATCATCTCCCACGTTGCATGTAAAGAAAAACTACATGTTCTTTCCCGGGAAACCTCGATGGGCGCGTTCCATTCCAATGACTCTAACGTATGGAATCTCCCCCGACAATTTGATCCATTACTTGAGCTTATCGGATATAAGGAAAACCTTTAAACGAGCTTTCTCGAGATGGGCATCGGTTATTCCGGTCAGTTTCGTAGAAACGGATGATTATGGGTTCGCTGATATCAAAATAGGGTTCTACACTGGTGATCATGGAGATGGGGAGCCGTTTGATGGGGTGTTGGGGATCCTGGCCCACTCGTTTTCACCTGAGAGCGGGAGGTTTCATCTCGACGCAGCCGAGACGTGGGCCGTTGATTTCGGAGTGCAGAAATCGACTGTAGCTGTGGATTTAGAATCAGTGGCGATTCATGAGATCGGTCATTTGTTGGGTTTAGCTCATAGCCCAGTAAAAAATGCTGTTATGTATCCGAGCTTGAAGCCTAGGGAAAAGAAAGTCGATTTATCGATAGATGATATAGAAGGAGTCCAATCTCTCTATGGATCAAACCCTAATTTTACATTTGGTTCTTTGTTGGAATCTGACACTTCAGCAAATCAAGCCattggtttgagatttgaaccaTCTTTTTGGGCGGCCATGTTCTTGGCAGCTTCTTTCTTCTGCATCTAA